Proteins encoded together in one Capricornis sumatraensis isolate serow.1 chromosome 3, serow.2, whole genome shotgun sequence window:
- the SCG2 gene encoding secretogranin-2, whose translation MAEAKTHWLGAVLSLIPLIFLLSEAEAASFQRNQLLQKEPDLRLENVQRFPSPEMIRALEYIEKLRQQAHKEESSPDYTPYQGVSVPLQQKENSDLPESSRDSLSEDEWMKIIAEALRQAENEPQSAPKENRPYTLNSEKSFPMDMPDDYETQQWAERKLKHMRFPPMYEENSRDNPFKRTNEMVEEQYTPQNLATLESVFQELGKLTGPNNQKHERADEEQKLYTDDEDDIYKANNIAYEDVVGGEDWNPVEEKIESQTQEEVRDSKENADKTEQINDEMKRSGQLGLQDEDLQKESKDQLSDDVSKVIAYLKRLVTAAGSGRSQNGQTGERATRLFEKPLDPQSIYQLIEISRNLQIPPEDLIDMLKTGEKPVEPEQELEIPVEPEDISEVDLDHPDLFQNKMLSKNGYPKAPGHAVAEALPEGLSVEDILNLLGMESAANPKPPYFPNQYNREKVLSRLPYGPGRSKANQLPKAVWMPDVENRQMAYENLNDKDQELGQYLARMLVKYPEIMNANPVKRVPSQGSTEDDRQGENQIEQALKEHLSQHSSQETDKLALVSKRLPVGTPKSDDTSNRPYLDEDLLVKVLEYLNQEKAEKGREHIAKRAMENM comes from the coding sequence ATGGCAGAAGCTAAGACTCACTGGCTTGGAGCAGTCCTGTCTCTCAtccctttaattttcctcctctctgaagctgaagctgcttCATTTCAGAGAAACCAGCTGCTTCAGAAGGAACCAGATCTCAGATTGGAAAATGTCCAAAGGTTTCCCAGTCCTGAAATGATCAGGGCTTTGGAGTACATAGAAAAGCTCCGACAGCAAGCTCACAAAGAAGAAAGCAGCCCAGACTACACCCCCTACCAAGGTGTTTCTGTTCCCcttcagcaaaaagaaaacagtgaCTTGCCAGAAAGTTCGAGGGATTCCCTGAGtgaagatgaatggatgaagataaTAGCTGAAGCTTTGAGACAGGCTGAAAATGAGCCCCAGTCTGCCCCAAAGGAAAACAGGCCTTATACTTTGAATTCAGAGAAGAGCTTTCCAATGGACATGCCTGATGATTATGAGACTCAACAGTGGGCAGAGAGAAAGCTCAAGCACATGAGATTCCCTCCTATGTAtgaagagaattccagggacaacCCCTTCAAACGCACAAATGAAATGGTGGAGGAGCAATACACTCCTCAAAATCTTGCTACATTGGAGTCTGTCTTCCAAGAGCTGGGGAAACTGACAGGACCAAACAACCAGAAGCATGAGAGGGCTGACGAGGAGCAAAAACTTTACACAGACGATGAAGATGATATCTACAAGGCTAATAACATTGCCTATGAAGACGTGGTTGGGGGAGAAGATTGGAACCcagtagaggaaaaaatagagagTCAAACTCAGGAAGAGGTAAGAGACAGCAAAGAGAatgcagacaaaactgagcaaatcAATGACGAAATGAAGCGTTCCGGGCAGCTGGGCCTCCAAGATGAAGATCTCCAGAAAGAGAGTAAAGACCAACTCTCAGATGATGTCTCCAAAGTAATTGCCTATCTGAAAAGGTTAGTGACTGCTGCAGGAAGTGGGAGGTCCCAGAATGGGCAAACTGGGGAAAGAGCAACCAGGCTCTTTGAGAAACCACTTGATCCTCAATCTATTTATCAGCTGATTGAAATCTCAAGGAATTTACAGATACCCCCTGAAGACTTGATTGACATGCTCAAAACTGGAGAGAAGCCAGTGGAACCAGAGCAGGAGCTTGAGATTCCTGTTGAACCTGAAGACATCTCAGAGGTTGACTTAGACCATCCAGATCTGTTCCAAAATAAGATGCTCTCCAAGAATGGCTACCCCAAAGCACCTGGTCATGCTGTGGCAGAGGCCCTACCAGAAGGGCTCAGTGTGGAGGACATTCTAAATCTTTTAGGGATGGAGAGTGCTGCAAATCCAAAGCCTCCATATTTTCCCAATCAGTATAACCGAGAGAAAGTTCTGTCAAGACTGCCCTATGGTCCTGGAAGATCTAAAGCTAACCAGCTCCCCAAAGCTGTCTGGATGCCAGATGTTGAAAACAGACAGATGGCATATGAGAACCTGAATGACAAGGATCAAGAACTAGGGCAGTACTTGGCCAGGATGCTGGTTAAATACCCTGAGATCATGAATGCCAACCCAGTGAAGCGAGTTCCCAGTCAAGGCTCAACTGAAGATGATCGACAGGGTGAGAACCAAATCGAGCAGGCCCTCAAAGAGCATTTGAGTCAACACAGCTCTCAGGAGACTGACAAACTGGCCTTGGTAAGCAAAAGGCTCCCTGTAGGGACCCCAAAGAGTGATGATACTTCCAACAGACCGTACTTAGATGAAGATCTGTTAGTGAAAGTGCTGGAATACCTCAAccaagaaaaggcagaaaagggAAGGGAGCACATTGCTAAGAGAGCAATGGAAAATATGTAA